In Microcoleus sp. FACHB-672, one DNA window encodes the following:
- a CDS encoding PAS domain S-box protein: protein MSTNLAETQPEKSLRHNENLYRELVQNANCIILQMDTQGHITFINHFAQTFFGYSQDEILGRSVVGTIVPQTDTSGRDLDATIRDIIQHPEQYQRNENENMCRNGDRLWVAWTNKAILDADGHIAEILCIGNDITARIKAEEELRKSEARYRAIIEDQTEWICRFLADGTLSFVNSAYYRYFAKESEELIGKNLYSLILEEERETIEGYMTCLNREEPVRIVEHKVTLPNGHTQWHQWTNRALFDEQGNFIEYQCVGRDITPLKQAQAALQLANAELECRVEDRTAALMKANKHLRLQIAQREQAEQALKLQRNFVSTILDTAGALVVVLDTQGRIIRFNRACEQTTGYLAEEVIGEPFWDLFLLPEEVEPVKNVFKTLCLGELPMQYENHWVARDGRRRLIAWSNKALLDSTGNVEYIIGSGIDITERSTAEEALRKSEAFLRTIVANAPITLWAVDLEGKFTFSEGKVLETLGLRPGQLLGQSIFDVYREVPQIVENCRRALAGEAFNCTVELNGMAFESWYSPLFNDSGQVTSVIGTAFDITERKRALEAIERERRLFMGGPVTVFRWREQENWPVEYVSPNVSQWGFDPQKLMSGGVPYDSILHPDDLARACAEVQAHIAAGLTSFEQDYRIICPDGQVRWVYDFTFVVRNDAGQVINYEGYVLDITDRKRAEEAHRSLVSAIPDLIFRIDRDGTYLDVKAPKDSFILRPASEQIGKNIYEILPASVAKQRMDYVEKALATGELQVFEFQLPFPDLKEHYYEARIVVSGEDEVLTIVRDITQRKQTEEALREAKDQLQAVLDAVPGCVSWIGSDLKYRGVNRYLANICGLSPADFVGKEMGFLNIAGGFRNFVEQFFASPAQEASQEIEIAQPPDEKTARKTPSKHHLLVAQKYLQGQAAVCVGVDITERKQAQEALLQSEQKFSKAFRSSPSSMSLSTLDEGRYLDVNESCLKTFGYQREEVIGRTSYELNLWVNPEDRERMKQQLQQDGAVYNKEVQLQTKTGQVRVGLLSAEIITLNGERCLLAVANDITDRVFAEKQLREAQERERLLAEIALRVHQSCDLEQILNTTVEEVRQFLKADRVYIGHLDENLDGLIVAESVAAGFPSSLGHVTPRDIYFGEIKILFDEVAVRAVDDTSQKVFPSAYIAQYYADFQVKSSLAVRLLVDDQMFGLLVANQCDHPRHWEPFELQFLERLATPVSMAIKQAQLYQKLAASAANLEWLVGERTAQLQQRNQELQEINQLKDLFLHAVTHDLRTPVMGSLLVLNNLLSSQQAPSEQGIQNLSSKIEIPRSILERMIQGSQRQLKMINSLLEVHATEVRGIVLEREPVQLSRLIAAIVAELEPLLAKNQAMLSNLVPAELPVVSADSAQLWRVFENLITNALNHNPPELQLTIAATVISEEVTEITETTEAEAANFVISSNRRLEMIRCTVQDSGVGMSQEQCNQLFELYTRGTQSRRSTGLGLGLYLCRQIITAHGGKIGVDSVPGSGSTFWFTLPLPAS from the coding sequence ATGTCTACAAACCTTGCAGAGACTCAGCCAGAAAAGTCATTACGCCACAATGAGAACTTGTACCGAGAACTTGTCCAAAATGCAAATTGCATCATTTTGCAAATGGACACTCAGGGGCACATTACTTTTATCAATCATTTCGCTCAAACCTTTTTTGGCTACTCTCAGGATGAAATTCTAGGCAGAAGCGTCGTTGGCACCATTGTGCCTCAAACAGATACATCCGGGCGCGATCTCGACGCCACGATCCGGGATATCATTCAGCACCCGGAACAGTATCAGCGCAATGAAAACGAAAATATGTGTCGCAATGGCGATCGTCTCTGGGTGGCGTGGACGAACAAAGCGATTTTAGACGCAGACGGGCACATTGCAGAAATCCTCTGTATTGGTAACGATATAACAGCTCGAATCAAAGCTGAAGAGGAACTGCGGAAAAGCGAAGCCCGCTATCGGGCGATTATCGAAGATCAAACAGAGTGGATCTGCCGATTTTTGGCAGATGGCACCCTAAGTTTTGTTAATAGTGCCTATTACCGTTACTTTGCGAAAGAAAGTGAAGAATTAATCGGAAAAAATCTCTATTCTTTAATTTTAGAAGAAGAGCGAGAAACGATTGAAGGTTATATGACTTGCCTCAATCGGGAAGAGCCAGTGAGGATAGTTGAACACAAAGTCACGTTACCAAACGGACATACTCAGTGGCACCAGTGGACGAATCGGGCACTGTTTGATGAGCAAGGTAACTTTATTGAATATCAGTGTGTGGGGCGAGATATTACCCCTCTGAAACAGGCACAAGCAGCCCTACAACTGGCAAATGCAGAACTTGAATGCCGGGTGGAGGATCGCACCGCTGCTTTGATGAAAGCAAACAAGCACCTGCGCTTACAAATTGCTCAACGCGAGCAGGCAGAGCAAGCGCTGAAACTTCAGCGCAACTTTGTTTCTACAATTCTGGATACAGCCGGCGCTTTAGTGGTGGTTCTCGACACGCAAGGGAGAATTATCCGCTTTAACCGAGCTTGCGAGCAAACCACAGGATACTTGGCTGAGGAAGTAATTGGTGAGCCTTTCTGGGATTTGTTCTTGCTGCCGGAAGAAGTTGAGCCGGTTAAAAACGTCTTTAAAACCCTTTGCTTGGGGGAACTCCCGATGCAGTATGAAAACCATTGGGTGGCACGGGATGGCAGACGCCGGCTGATTGCTTGGTCGAATAAGGCGCTTTTAGATAGCACTGGCAATGTTGAATATATTATTGGTAGCGGAATTGATATTACCGAACGTTCAACAGCTGAAGAAGCGCTGCGAAAAAGTGAAGCCTTTCTGCGTACCATCGTTGCGAATGCACCAATCACATTATGGGCCGTTGATCTTGAGGGGAAATTCACCTTTTCAGAAGGCAAAGTTTTAGAAACTCTAGGATTGCGTCCCGGACAACTGCTAGGGCAATCAATTTTTGATGTTTATCGGGAAGTGCCCCAAATTGTAGAAAACTGCCGCCGCGCGTTGGCCGGCGAAGCATTTAACTGTACGGTAGAGCTGAATGGGATGGCATTCGAGTCTTGGTACAGTCCACTATTTAACGATAGCGGTCAAGTCACCAGCGTAATTGGAACGGCATTTGACATTACCGAACGCAAACGAGCGCTAGAGGCAATTGAGCGAGAACGTCGGCTGTTTATGGGAGGGCCGGTGACAGTTTTCCGGTGGCGCGAGCAAGAAAACTGGCCGGTGGAATATGTCTCACCAAATGTCAGTCAGTGGGGGTTCGATCCACAAAAGTTAATGAGTGGCGGAGTGCCCTACGACAGCATTCTGCATCCCGATGATCTTGCCAGAGCGTGTGCTGAGGTGCAAGCCCATATTGCTGCCGGCTTGACTTCTTTTGAACAGGACTACCGAATTATTTGCCCCGACGGTCAGGTACGGTGGGTTTATGACTTCACGTTTGTTGTTAGAAATGACGCCGGACAAGTGATTAATTATGAGGGGTATGTTCTCGATATCACCGACCGTAAGCGGGCAGAAGAGGCACATCGCAGTTTAGTAAGCGCCATCCCAGATTTAATTTTTCGGATCGACAGAGATGGCACGTATTTAGATGTAAAAGCGCCAAAAGATAGCTTTATCCTGAGACCTGCCAGTGAACAGATTGGCAAAAATATTTATGAGATTTTGCCGGCATCTGTAGCGAAGCAACGCATGGATTATGTTGAAAAAGCTTTAGCAACAGGTGAGTTACAAGTTTTTGAGTTTCAGTTGCCTTTCCCTGATTTGAAAGAACATTATTATGAGGCACGAATTGTCGTCAGTGGGGAAGATGAAGTTTTGACCATTGTGCGAGATATCACTCAACGCAAGCAGACCGAAGAAGCTCTCCGAGAAGCAAAAGACCAATTGCAAGCTGTTTTAGATGCCGTGCCGGGATGTGTTTCTTGGATTGGCTCAGATTTAAAGTATCGGGGAGTCAATCGGTATTTAGCAAATATTTGTGGGCTATCACCGGCAGACTTTGTGGGCAAAGAAATGGGCTTTCTCAATATAGCCGGTGGATTTAGAAATTTTGTGGAGCAATTTTTTGCCTCGCCGGCACAGGAAGCTTCTCAAGAAATTGAGATCGCTCAGCCGCCGGATGAAAAAACTGCCAGAAAAACTCCAAGCAAACATCATTTATTGGTGGCTCAAAAATACTTACAAGGTCAAGCCGCTGTCTGTGTCGGTGTTGATATTACAGAGCGCAAGCAAGCTCAGGAAGCGTTGTTACAGTCAGAGCAAAAGTTTTCAAAAGCCTTTCGTTCTAGTCCCAGTTCAATGAGCCTTAGTACCCTAGATGAGGGGCGCTACTTGGATGTGAATGAGAGTTGCTTAAAGACTTTTGGCTATCAGCGTGAGGAGGTGATCGGGCGAACTTCCTATGAACTCAATCTCTGGGTTAATCCTGAAGATCGCGAACGGATGAAACAGCAATTACAACAGGACGGGGCAGTTTACAACAAAGAAGTTCAACTGCAGACAAAAACAGGACAGGTGCGTGTGGGCTTGCTTTCTGCTGAAATTATTACACTTAACGGTGAGAGGTGTTTGTTAGCAGTTGCGAATGATATCACTGACCGAGTTTTTGCTGAGAAACAATTGCGGGAAGCGCAAGAACGCGAACGGTTGCTAGCAGAAATTGCCCTGCGCGTTCACCAGTCTTGTGATTTGGAGCAAATTCTTAACACAACAGTTGAGGAAGTTCGGCAATTCTTGAAAGCGGATCGCGTTTATATTGGTCACTTGGATGAGAATTTAGATGGTTTAATTGTCGCAGAATCTGTGGCCGCCGGCTTTCCTTCTTCTTTAGGTCACGTTACCCCGCGTGATATCTATTTTGGGGAAATTAAAATACTTTTTGACGAGGTTGCAGTTCGTGCTGTTGATGATACAAGTCAGAAGGTATTTCCTTCTGCTTATATCGCCCAGTATTATGCAGATTTTCAGGTCAAATCGAGCTTGGCGGTTCGGTTGCTTGTGGATGATCAGATGTTTGGATTGTTGGTAGCAAATCAATGCGATCATCCGCGTCACTGGGAACCTTTTGAGCTGCAATTTTTGGAGCGATTGGCAACGCCGGTATCAATGGCAATTAAACAAGCCCAGCTTTATCAAAAATTGGCAGCGAGTGCGGCTAATTTGGAATGGCTGGTGGGGGAACGCACGGCACAACTGCAACAGCGAAATCAGGAATTGCAAGAGATTAATCAGTTGAAGGATTTATTTTTACACGCAGTTACTCACGATTTGCGAACCCCGGTGATGGGTTCGTTATTAGTGTTGAATAATTTGCTGAGCAGTCAGCAGGCTCCTAGTGAGCAAGGTATTCAGAATTTATCCTCAAAAATTGAAATTCCTCGCTCAATTTTAGAGCGGATGATTCAAGGCAGCCAGCGGCAACTTAAGATGATTAATTCGCTGCTAGAAGTTCATGCGACTGAAGTGCGAGGCATTGTACTTGAGCGAGAGCCGGTGCAGTTGAGCCGGCTGATTGCAGCGATTGTGGCGGAGTTAGAGCCTCTGCTGGCTAAAAATCAAGCGATGCTGAGCAATTTGGTGCCGGCAGAACTGCCGGTGGTGAGTGCGGATTCGGCGCAGTTATGGCGCGTGTTTGAAAATCTGATCACGAATGCTTTAAATCATAATCCGCCAGAACTTCAGTTAACGATTGCTGCGACAGTTATCAGTGAGGAAGTAACAGAAATAACAGAAACAACAGAAGCGGAAGCAGCAAATTTTGTCATTTCTTCTAATCGAAGATTGGAGATGATTCGCTGCACAGTTCAAGACAGTGGTGTGGGAATGAGTCAAGAGCAATGCAATCAATTATTTGAACTTTACACTCGTGGTACTCAATCACGCCGATCTACCGGCCTTGGTTTAGGGTTATATTTGTGCCGGCAGATTATTACGGCTCACGGCGGTAAAATTGGAGTCGATAGTGTTCCAGGTTCCGGGTCTACTTTCTGGTTCACATTACCTCTGCCGGCATCATAA
- a CDS encoding CHAT domain-containing protein, translating to MMMSGNYGKVERCVALVMGVVFATTYSIPINAQPNNPTLAQPPATESRTTGRTKEPVEAFAGQLAVFLGHEADLTSAVFSPDGKQILTASEDKTVRLWDSNGNLLTVLRGHEREVRRAMFSPNGRQILTISEYESTRLWDTQGNLLAVFRGVEGQDNITNAVFSPDGRQILTISRLTNQAGLGHKFRLWDTKGNLLVEFQGRQDRRRRSGGLIFSNAIFSPDGGQILTVDLYGVVCLWNSNGNLLKEFQGHQDRVISAEFSPDASQILTGSSDKTARLWDRQGNVLAEFQGHEEGVYRAIFSPDGNQILTASSDTARVWDIKGNLLAQFQGHEIYSWSVQGFSPDGRHILTSSRDGTARLWDTKGNLLAILRGHDSVGAVAAVFSPDGRQILTFGWDKFARLWDVSAAITAESEQRVATTTLLESVSENNAQLAIFRGHKSYVTSAVFSPDGRQILTASRDETARLWDLKGNLLAEFKGHEEGIYRARFSPDGRQILTTNGENIRLWDTKGNLLSVLQGHNRINAVFSPDGSKILPSDCLCYPVSLWDSQGNLLTELRVPKKVEDEEEWQWIVNSAAFSPDGNQILTASEDRIARLWDTKGNLLAEFPLGHEKAVNSVVFSPDGRQFLTASNDETARLWDLKGNLLAEFRGHKERLESAVFSPDGSQILTKSLDDTARLWDLKGNFLTEFRVDERHLRSAIFSPDGRQILMTSSDTFGPGIARLWDLKGNLLAVFRGHEGTTHSAVFSPDGRQILTVGDDGTARLWDVSVAMAAQAKQMAALQTFQESLSKNNAQLAELQENEEVQRAVFSPDGRHILTTTEKIVHLWDNKGNLLSEFQVPKERVSRPVFSPDGRHILAVGDETAYLWDIKGNILAKFQGHKGSVTRAVFSPDGGQILTASIDSTARLWDTKGNLLAEFRGHEYEVINPVFSPDGSQILTASFDKTARLWDTKGNLLAVFRHEDAVINAVFSPDGHHILTASDYSYGYARLWDTKGNLLAEFRGQKDVEKGTASHRSAEFSSDGQQILITSGDRLSRLWDIKGNLLAIFRDHDSSVNSTVFSPDGRQILTASEDKTARLWDNKGNLLAIFRGHEDGINNAEFSPNGRQILTASQDRTARIWDIAAGIKVSAAEVAYIKGNQLFSQETIESRQLALTKLEEALELYRAEQNSAQAALTLLSMGKIHADLGQFQSALDSYNQALPLSQQAGSKKEEADILNSLGQLYTELAEPKAALDYYNQALPLFYQLNDQKAVAATLNNIGSIQATSQQWQNDALKSYNKALTISRPAGTLDAEASALMGIGNIYITSNEWATALNAYNQALLISQHLNDKVKETAILNQMGKIYAALGQEPAAVESYNQALSLSRQLGYKTEEANILYNQAILSRQQNRLTVAKSEIETALNIIENLRTQIASQDLRQSYFAGNQDYYQFYIDLLMQLHQQDPNKGYDAEALHISERARARSLLELLTEATADIRAGVEPQLLESEQSLQPQLNALDHQKYQLVSGSYTQTELEEIQQKIASTLAQLDQLKAKIRISSPRYADLKYPEPLTLQEIQQQVLDEETVLLEYALSEKQSYLWVVTKNSLTSYILPRQGEIEAAAETFREAVTINSGRNIEAGLPLSKMLLEPAASQLENKRLLIVGDGALQTIPFAALPLPASPNTPLLVQNEIVTLPSASTVAIQRRQLENRPIANKTLAVIADPVFNLNDERVTGIPAQPTASINNSALTRATRNLGIGEGGVVLDRLKFTRTEAEKILALLPDAQRLQALDFDASRQVATDPNLAQYQMIHLATHGLLDPVNPELSGVVLSLFDQQGKSQDGFLRLHDIFNLNLPAELVVLSACQTGLGEAVKGEGLVGLTRGFMYAGARRVVVSLWSVNDVATSELMTKFYQKMINEGQNPVKALRAAQLEMWNSGQWQSPYYWAAFTVQGDWR from the coding sequence ATGATGATGTCAGGTAACTACGGAAAAGTTGAGCGCTGTGTTGCCCTTGTGATGGGTGTGGTATTTGCAACGACTTACAGCATCCCCATCAACGCCCAACCCAACAATCCCACACTAGCCCAGCCACCGGCAACAGAAAGCAGAACGACAGGAAGAACAAAAGAGCCGGTGGAGGCATTTGCCGGTCAACTTGCCGTTTTCTTAGGACATGAGGCTGATCTCACCAGTGCCGTATTTAGCCCAGATGGGAAACAAATTCTCACGGCCAGCGAAGATAAAACCGTCCGCTTGTGGGATAGCAATGGCAATCTTCTGACGGTGCTTCGGGGTCATGAGAGAGAAGTCAGACGTGCTATGTTTAGCCCCAATGGCCGGCAAATTCTGACCATCAGTGAGTATGAAAGCACCCGCCTGTGGGATACCCAAGGCAATCTCCTGGCTGTGTTCCGGGGAGTTGAGGGGCAAGACAATATTACAAATGCCGTATTTAGTCCAGATGGCCGGCAAATTCTCACTATTAGTAGACTTACCAATCAAGCCGGCTTAGGGCATAAATTTCGTTTGTGGGATACCAAGGGCAATCTTTTAGTAGAGTTCCAAGGTCGTCAGGACAGGAGAAGGAGAAGTGGAGGATTAATTTTCTCAAACGCTATCTTTAGCCCCGATGGTGGCCAAATCCTCACTGTCGATTTGTATGGAGTTGTTTGCTTATGGAATAGCAATGGCAATCTTCTCAAAGAGTTCCAGGGGCATCAGGATCGTGTCATTAGTGCAGAATTTAGTCCTGACGCCAGCCAAATTCTCACCGGCAGTTCAGATAAAACTGCACGATTGTGGGATAGGCAAGGTAATGTGCTGGCAGAGTTTCAGGGGCATGAGGAAGGGGTCTATAGAGCAATATTTAGTCCCGACGGAAACCAAATCCTCACTGCCAGTAGCGATACAGCGCGGGTTTGGGATATCAAAGGTAATCTTTTGGCTCAATTCCAAGGGCATGAAATTTATAGCTGGAGTGTACAAGGATTTAGCCCGGATGGCCGGCACATCCTAACCAGTAGTCGAGATGGAACTGCTCGTCTGTGGGATACCAAAGGCAATCTGCTGGCAATATTGCGGGGACATGATAGTGTAGGTGCAGTTGCGGCAGTATTTAGTCCAGATGGCCGGCAAATCCTCACCTTTGGTTGGGATAAATTTGCTCGCTTATGGGATGTTTCAGCCGCAATTACTGCTGAATCCGAGCAAAGGGTTGCGACAACAACCCTTCTAGAAAGCGTATCTGAGAATAACGCTCAACTGGCAATATTTCGGGGACATAAAAGTTATGTCACCAGTGCTGTCTTTAGCCCCGATGGTCGGCAAATTCTCACCGCGAGTCGAGATGAAACTGCACGATTATGGGATCTTAAAGGCAATCTCTTGGCAGAGTTTAAAGGACATGAAGAAGGGATCTATCGAGCAAGATTTAGCCCAGATGGTCGCCAAATCCTCACCACGAATGGTGAGAACATCCGTTTATGGGACACAAAAGGCAATCTCCTCTCTGTATTGCAAGGACACAATCGCATTAATGCAGTATTTAGCCCGGATGGAAGCAAAATCCTCCCCAGCGATTGCCTGTGCTATCCGGTTAGCTTGTGGGATAGCCAAGGTAATCTCCTCACTGAGTTGCGGGTGCCAAAGAAAGTTGAGGACGAAGAAGAATGGCAGTGGATTGTTAACAGTGCAGCATTTAGTCCCGATGGCAATCAAATTCTCACCGCCAGTGAGGATAGAATTGCCCGATTGTGGGATACCAAAGGTAATCTTTTAGCTGAATTCCCACTAGGACATGAGAAGGCTGTCAACAGTGTCGTTTTTAGCCCAGATGGTCGCCAATTCTTGACAGCAAGTAATGATGAAACTGCCCGGTTGTGGGATCTCAAAGGCAATCTTCTAGCTGAGTTTCGGGGGCATAAGGAGAGACTCGAAAGTGCCGTATTTAGTCCAGATGGAAGTCAAATCCTGACCAAGAGTTTAGATGATACTGCTCGTCTGTGGGATCTCAAAGGCAATTTCTTGACAGAGTTTCGGGTAGATGAAAGACATCTCAGAAGTGCAATCTTTAGCCCGGATGGCCGGCAAATTCTCATGACCAGCAGTGACACTTTCGGCCCTGGAATCGCCCGGTTGTGGGATCTCAAAGGTAATCTCCTGGCAGTGTTCCGAGGGCATGAAGGCACCACCCACAGTGCAGTATTTAGCCCAGATGGCCGGCAAATTCTCACTGTCGGTGATGATGGCACTGCCCGGTTGTGGGATGTATCAGTCGCAATGGCTGCCCAAGCCAAGCAAATGGCTGCCCTGCAAACCTTTCAGGAAAGCTTGTCCAAAAATAACGCTCAACTGGCAGAGTTACAGGAGAACGAGGAAGTCCAGCGTGCCGTATTTAGCCCGGATGGTCGCCATATTCTCACCACTACCGAGAAAATCGTCCACCTGTGGGATAACAAAGGCAATCTTCTAAGCGAGTTTCAAGTCCCTAAAGAAAGGGTCTCCAGACCAGTATTTAGCCCCGATGGCCGGCATATCCTTGCAGTGGGTGATGAAACCGCCTACTTGTGGGATATCAAAGGTAATATCCTGGCAAAATTCCAAGGACACAAGGGTTCTGTTACAAGGGCAGTATTTAGCCCGGATGGGGGTCAAATTCTCACCGCTAGTATAGATAGTACCGCCCGCCTGTGGGATACCAAAGGAAATCTCCTCGCTGAGTTCCGGGGGCATGAGTATGAAGTCATCAATCCAGTATTTAGCCCTGATGGTAGCCAAATCCTCACCGCCAGTTTTGATAAAACTGCCCGTCTGTGGGATACCAAAGGTAATCTCTTGGCTGTGTTCCGACATGAAGATGCTGTCATCAATGCCGTATTTAGCCCAGATGGTCACCATATCCTCACTGCCAGCGATTATTCTTATGGATATGCCCGTTTGTGGGATACCAAAGGCAATCTCCTTGCTGAGTTTCGGGGACAGAAGGATGTAGAGAAAGGCACCGCTTCTCACAGGAGTGCAGAATTTAGCTCGGATGGCCAGCAAATCCTGATCACCAGTGGAGATAGACTTTCCCGCCTGTGGGATATCAAAGGCAATCTCCTGGCAATATTCCGAGATCATGACAGTTCTGTCAACAGCACCGTATTTAGTCCGGATGGCCGGCAAATTCTCACCGCTAGTGAAGATAAAACCGCTCGTTTGTGGGATAACAAAGGCAATCTGTTAGCGATATTCCGGGGACATGAAGATGGGATCAACAATGCAGAATTTAGCCCAAATGGCCGGCAAATTCTCACGGCTAGTCAGGATAGAACCGCCCGAATCTGGGATATTGCTGCCGGCATCAAAGTTTCTGCCGCAGAAGTCGCCTATATCAAAGGAAACCAACTCTTTAGTCAAGAAACCATCGAATCGAGACAACTAGCACTAACCAAGTTAGAAGAAGCCCTTGAACTCTATCGTGCAGAGCAAAACTCTGCTCAAGCTGCACTCACGCTTTTATCAATGGGTAAAATTCACGCTGATTTAGGTCAATTTCAATCGGCACTAGACTCCTACAATCAAGCGTTACCTTTGTCACAACAAGCTGGGTCTAAAAAAGAAGAAGCCGATATTCTCAATAGTCTCGGTCAACTCTACACCGAGTTAGCTGAGCCAAAAGCTGCCCTTGATTACTATAACCAAGCCTTACCCTTGTTTTATCAATTAAATGACCAAAAGGCCGTCGCCGCTACCCTCAACAACATTGGTTCTATTCAAGCAACTTCACAACAATGGCAAAATGATGCCCTCAAATCTTACAATAAAGCCTTAACTATCTCACGACCTGCCGGCACTCTAGATGCCGAAGCCTCTGCCCTCATGGGCATTGGGAACATCTATATCACCTCAAACGAATGGGCAACGGCTCTCAATGCCTACAACCAAGCCTTATTAATCTCCCAGCATCTTAACGACAAAGTTAAAGAAACCGCCATCCTTAATCAGATGGGAAAAATCTACGCCGCTTTAGGTCAAGAGCCGGCAGCCGTTGAATCTTATAATCAAGCGTTGTCTTTGTCTCGACAACTTGGTTACAAAACTGAAGAAGCTAATATTCTCTACAATCAAGCGATTTTGAGCCGGCAACAAAATCGCCTCACAGTTGCCAAAAGCGAAATCGAAACCGCTCTCAATATTATTGAGAACCTCCGCACCCAAATTGCCTCTCAAGACCTGAGACAATCTTACTTTGCCGGCAACCAAGATTATTATCAGTTTTACATCGATTTATTAATGCAATTGCATCAGCAAGACCCGAATAAAGGTTATGATGCCGAGGCTTTGCATATTAGCGAGCGTGCCCGTGCGAGAAGTCTTCTTGAACTCCTGACTGAAGCAACAGCAGATATTCGGGCTGGAGTAGAACCCCAACTGCTTGAAAGTGAACAAAGTTTACAACCACAACTCAATGCCTTAGATCATCAAAAGTATCAATTAGTCAGTGGGTCTTATACGCAAACAGAACTTGAGGAAATTCAACAAAAAATTGCATCAACGCTCGCTCAACTTGACCAACTCAAAGCTAAAATTCGCATTTCTAGCCCTCGCTATGCTGATTTGAAATATCCTGAACCTCTGACTTTGCAGGAGATTCAGCAACAAGTTCTGGATGAAGAAACTGTCCTTTTAGAATATGCTTTAAGTGAGAAACAGAGTTATCTGTGGGTGGTTACAAAAAATAGCTTAACTAGTTATATCTTACCAAGACAAGGTGAAATCGAAGCGGCAGCGGAAACCTTCCGAGAGGCTGTCACGATAAATAGTGGGAGAAATATAGAAGCCGGCTTACCTTTAAGCAAAATGTTACTAGAGCCGGCTGCGTCTCAACTAGAAAATAAACGTTTATTAATTGTTGGGGATGGGGCACTGCAAACGATTCCATTTGCTGCATTACCGCTTCCCGCTTCTCCCAATACACCGCTTTTAGTACAAAACGAGATTGTGACGCTGCCTTCTGCCTCTACTGTTGCCATCCAACGCCGGCAACTGGAAAACCGGCCTATTGCTAATAAAACTTTGGCTGTGATTGCCGATCCAGTCTTCAATCTCAATGATGAGCGAGTAACCGGCATTCCTGCTCAACCAACTGCTTCTATTAATAATTCTGCCCTAACTCGTGCGACCCGCAATTTAGGAATTGGGGAAGGTGGAGTAGTTCTTGACCGGCTCAAATTCACCCGCACTGAAGCTGAAAAAATCCTCGCCTTACTTCCCGACGCGCAACGTTTGCAAGCCTTGGATTTTGATGCTTCTCGGCAAGTTGCCACTGACCCGAATTTAGCTCAATATCAAATGATTCACCTGGCTACTCATGGCTTACTTGATCCGGTGAATCCTGAATTATCGGGGGTGGTGTTGTCGCTATTTGATCAACAAGGGAAATCCCAGGATGGCTTTTTGCGTCTGCACGATATTTTTAACTTGAATTTGCCGGCTGAATTGGTGGTGTTGAGTGCCTGTCAAACCGGCCTCGGTGAAGCGGTGAAAGGAGAAGGATTAGTGGGATTGACAAGAGGCTTTATGTATGCAGGGGCACGGCGTGTAGTGGTGTCTTTATGGAGTGTCAATGATGTGGCCACTTCCGAACTGATGACCAAATTTTACCAGAAGATGATTAATGAAGGACAAAATCCAGTTAAGGCGTTGAGGGCGGCACAACTAGAGATGTGGAATTCTGGGCAGTGGCAGTCGCCTTATTATTGGGCAGCATTTACCGTGCAGGGTGATTGGCGCTGA